One Halostagnicola kamekurae DNA segment encodes these proteins:
- a CDS encoding 2-oxo acid dehydrogenase subunit E2 yields the protein MSPPTENGDSSDTEGSTSGSQTDSSGTERTVLEERKLTGMRRTIANRLQESSQNAAHVTATREVDAEELSRAATLANDEFDVDVSVLDIVLCALSETLAEHPGFNATLEDGLHRMYETQNVGIAVDIDAGLVTPVLAGLESKSLEKIALDRRELTALVQTGDYSMSDLRGGTFTVTNLGVLGVDSFTPIINPPEVAILGVNRIRERARPGDDGGVEFRKQLAFDLSFDHRVVDGADAARFLETLCARLENARAFV from the coding sequence ATGTCACCACCCACCGAAAACGGCGACTCGAGCGACACCGAGGGCAGTACCAGCGGCTCACAGACCGATTCGTCGGGAACGGAGCGCACCGTCCTCGAGGAGCGCAAACTCACCGGCATGCGCCGAACGATCGCGAACCGACTGCAGGAGAGTTCCCAGAACGCGGCTCACGTGACGGCGACCCGTGAGGTCGACGCCGAAGAACTCTCGAGGGCCGCGACGCTCGCGAACGATGAGTTCGACGTGGACGTGTCGGTGCTCGACATCGTTCTGTGCGCGCTGTCGGAAACGCTCGCGGAACATCCCGGATTTAACGCGACGCTCGAGGACGGCCTCCACCGCATGTACGAGACCCAGAACGTCGGTATCGCGGTCGATATCGACGCGGGGTTAGTGACGCCCGTGCTCGCGGGTCTCGAGTCGAAGTCGCTCGAGAAAATAGCACTCGATCGGCGCGAACTGACCGCGTTGGTACAGACCGGCGACTACTCGATGTCCGACCTGCGGGGCGGGACGTTCACTGTGACGAACCTCGGCGTGCTGGGCGTCGATTCGTTTACGCCGATCATCAACCCGCCCGAGGTCGCGATCCTCGGCGTCAACCGCATCCGCGAACGCGCCCGGCCGGGCGACGACGGCGGCGTGGAGTTCCGCAAGCAGCTCGCGTTCGACCTGAGCTTCGACCACCGGGTCGTCGACGGCGCGGACGCGGCGCGATTCCTCGAGACGTTGTGTGCGCGTCTCGAGAATGCAAGAGCCTTCGTTTAG
- a CDS encoding endonuclease NucS domain-containing protein, with the protein MIDDALRVLAGDCTVITDGTSREEYRGRVTTLVKPDNTVLVHDIDGYQPVAWLTRADSVSSDRSDGFTLVAKKDTQTLRIAAHEQDAFAHYPASSAGTPVGDCPDCGGALVRSSGVNCVDCGTRYGLPSDATIREDACDCGLPRMRVERGLAFNVCLDRQCESLDDAVSEAFDREWDCPEPDCDGDLRILRRGGLLAGCEHYPDCDTGFRVPSGVVDGECACGLPTFNTPGGTRCLDATCEGVVEHAPKATSGD; encoded by the coding sequence ATGATCGACGACGCACTCCGCGTGCTCGCGGGCGACTGTACCGTAATCACCGACGGAACGTCTCGAGAGGAGTATCGCGGCCGCGTGACGACCCTCGTCAAGCCCGACAACACCGTCCTCGTCCACGATATCGACGGCTACCAGCCGGTCGCGTGGTTGACGCGGGCCGACAGCGTCTCGAGCGACCGCTCGGACGGCTTCACGCTCGTGGCGAAAAAGGACACCCAGACGCTTCGGATCGCGGCCCACGAACAGGACGCCTTCGCCCACTACCCCGCCTCGTCGGCGGGAACGCCGGTCGGCGACTGTCCCGATTGCGGCGGCGCGCTCGTGCGCTCGAGCGGCGTGAACTGCGTCGACTGTGGAACCCGCTACGGCCTTCCCTCGGACGCGACGATCCGCGAGGACGCCTGCGACTGCGGGCTTCCTCGGATGCGCGTCGAACGCGGGCTGGCGTTCAACGTCTGTCTCGACCGGCAGTGCGAGTCGCTCGACGACGCGGTCTCGGAGGCGTTCGACCGCGAGTGGGACTGTCCCGAACCCGACTGCGACGGTGACCTGCGAATTCTCAGACGCGGCGGGTTGCTCGCCGGCTGCGAGCACTACCCCGACTGCGACACCGGATTCAGGGTCCCGTCGGGGGTCGTCGACGGCGAGTGCGCCTGCGGGCTCCCGACGTTCAACACCCCCGGCGGCACGCGCTGTCTCGACGCCACCTGCGAGGGGGTGGTAGAGCACGCACCCAAAGCGACCAGCGGTGACTAG